Proteins encoded together in one Solanum lycopersicum chromosome 7, SLM_r2.1 window:
- the DDTFR10 gene encoding ripening regulated protein DDTFR10, which translates to MAVAFHNLNSDSGLKKLDEYLLARSYITGYQASKDDITVYSYLAKSPSAEYVNASRWYKHIDALLRISGVSGEGAGVIVEGSAPITEAVATPPVADSKASAAEEEDDDDDVDLFGEETEEEKKAAEERAAALKASGKKKESGKSSVLMDVKPWDDETDMKKLEEAVRSVHMEGLTYGASKLVPVGYGIKKLQIMLTIVDDLVSVDDLIENHLTVEPINEYVQSCDIVAFNKI; encoded by the exons ATGGCTGTTGCATTCCACAACCTCAACTCTGACTCTGGCCTCAAGAAGCTTGATGAGTACCTCTTGGCCCGCAGTTACATCACTGG GTACCAAGCCTCAAAGGATGATATCACTGTGTATTCATATCTAGCAAAATCCCCATCAGCTGAATATGTTAATGCGTCTAGGTGGTATAAGCATATTGATGCTCTTCTGAGAATCTC TGGTGTATCCGGTGAAGGTGCTGGTGTTATTGTAGAGGGATCTGCACCTATCACTGAAGCTGTGGCAACTCCCCCTGTTGCTGACAGTAAG GCCTCAGCtgctgaagaagaagatgacgatgatgatgttGACCTATTTGGTGAGGAAACTGAGGAGGAAAAGAAGGCTGCTGAAGAACGTGCTGCAGCGTTGAAGGCTTCAGGGAAGAAGAAAGAAT CTGGCAAGTCCTCTGTTCTCATGGATGTCAAGCCATGGGATGATGAGACCGATATGAAAAAACTTGAAGAAGCTGTTCGTAGTGTTCATATGGAAGGATTGACTTATGGAGCAT CTAAACTTGTTCCTGTTGGATATGGTATTAAGAAGCTGCAAATTATGCTTACCATTGTGGATGATTTGGTCTCCGTGGATGATCTCATTGAGAATCATCTTACTGTTGAACCTATCAACGAGTACGTTCAGAGTTGTGACATTGTTGCTTTCAACAAAATAT GA